In Geminocystis sp. NIES-3709, a single genomic region encodes these proteins:
- the kaiC gene encoding circadian clock protein KaiC produces the protein MDSIEKEELRAKGVKKIRTMIEGFDEISHGGLPIGRTTLVSGTSGTGKTLFAIQFLYHGIKYFEYPGLFITFEESPNDIIQNAYSFGWDLQSLIDEGKLFILDASPDPEGQEVVGNFDLSALIERIQYAVKKYQAKLVSIDSVTAIFQQYDGASVVRREIFRLVARLKLLGVTSLMTTERTEEYGPVARFGVEEFVSDNVVIVRNVLEGERRRRTAEILKLRGTTHMKGEYPFTITSDGINIFPLGAMQLTQRSSNVRISSGIKILDEMCGGGFFKDSIILATGATGTGKTLLVSKFLEEGCRQGERAILFAYEESRAQLSRNASSWGIDFEEMEQKGLLKLLCSYPESAGLEDHLQMIKSEIAEFKPSRIAIDSLSALARGVTNNAFRQFVIGVTGYAKQEEITGFFTNTTDQFMGAHSITESHISTITDTILMLQYVEIRGEMSRAINVFKMRGSWHDKGIREYSISKAGPDIKDSFRNYERIISGSPSRISIDEKTELSRIVKNVKDKIAE, from the coding sequence ATGGATAGTATAGAAAAAGAAGAATTAAGAGCAAAAGGAGTCAAAAAAATTCGCACCATGATCGAGGGATTTGACGAGATAAGTCATGGTGGTTTACCCATAGGAAGAACAACTCTTGTTAGCGGAACATCTGGGACAGGAAAAACCCTTTTTGCTATCCAATTTTTATATCACGGCATTAAATATTTTGAATATCCGGGGTTGTTTATTACCTTTGAAGAATCTCCTAATGACATTATCCAAAATGCCTATAGTTTCGGTTGGGATTTACAAAGTTTAATTGATGAGGGTAAACTATTTATACTGGACGCATCCCCTGATCCTGAAGGTCAAGAAGTAGTGGGTAATTTTGATTTATCTGCTTTAATCGAACGTATCCAATATGCTGTCAAAAAATATCAAGCCAAATTAGTCTCGATCGACTCTGTTACTGCTATATTTCAACAGTATGATGGAGCTTCGGTGGTGAGAAGAGAAATTTTTCGTCTAGTGGCGAGATTGAAATTACTAGGGGTTACTTCTTTAATGACAACAGAAAGAACAGAAGAATATGGGCCTGTAGCACGTTTTGGGGTAGAAGAATTTGTATCCGATAACGTGGTTATTGTGCGTAATGTCTTGGAAGGAGAAAGAAGAAGACGTACCGCAGAAATTTTAAAGTTACGAGGTACAACCCACATGAAAGGAGAATATCCCTTTACTATCACTAGCGATGGGATCAATATCTTTCCCCTTGGTGCAATGCAACTTACACAACGATCGTCTAATGTCCGTATTTCATCAGGCATTAAGATTCTTGACGAAATGTGCGGAGGCGGATTTTTTAAAGATTCCATCATTTTGGCGACGGGTGCGACAGGTACAGGTAAAACTCTATTAGTGAGTAAATTTTTAGAAGAAGGTTGCCGACAAGGTGAAAGGGCTATTTTATTTGCCTATGAAGAATCCAGGGCACAATTATCTCGAAATGCGTCTTCTTGGGGTATCGATTTTGAGGAAATGGAACAAAAAGGACTACTTAAGTTATTATGTTCCTATCCTGAGTCCGCAGGATTAGAAGATCATTTACAAATGATTAAATCAGAAATTGCTGAATTTAAACCTAGTCGTATTGCGATCGACTCCTTATCAGCTTTAGCCAGAGGAGTTACAAATAATGCTTTTCGTCAATTTGTGATCGGGGTGACAGGATACGCTAAACAAGAAGAAATTACTGGATTTTTTACGAATACGACGGATCAGTTTATGGGTGCTCATTCCATTACGGAATCTCATATTTCCACCATTACCGACACAATTTTAATGTTGCAGTATGTAGAAATTAGAGGAGAGATGTCACGAGCGATCAACGTCTTTAAAATGCGGGGATCATGGCATGATAAAGGTATCCGAGAATATAGTATTAGTAAAGCAGGACCAGATATTAAAGACTCCTTCCGTAACTATGAACGTATTATTAGTGGTTCACCAAGTCGAATTAGTATTGACGAAAAAACAGAATTATCTCGTATTGTCAAAAATGTCAAAGATAAAATAGCAGAATAA
- a CDS encoding metallothionein, whose translation MTTATITQMKCACPSCLCIVDIGTALQKEGKYFCSTACAEGHKEGTTGCSHTGCGCNG comes from the coding sequence ATGACAACAGCTACTATTACTCAAATGAAATGTGCGTGTCCTTCTTGTTTATGTATCGTAGATATAGGAACAGCCCTTCAAAAAGAAGGTAAGTATTTCTGTTCTACTGCTTGTGCTGAAGGTCATAAAGAGGGTACTACCGGATGTTCCCATACAGGATGTGGATGTAATGGATAA
- the kaiB gene encoding circadian clock protein KaiB produces MSPLKKTYVLKLYVAGNTPNSVRALKTLKNILEEEFKGVYALKVIDVLKNPQLAEEDKILATPTLSKVLPPPVRKIIGDLSDREKVLIGLDLLYEEIRDRE; encoded by the coding sequence ATGAGTCCCCTTAAAAAAACTTACGTTCTTAAGCTCTATGTAGCCGGGAATACTCCTAATTCTGTTAGGGCTTTAAAAACTTTAAAAAATATTCTTGAAGAGGAATTTAAAGGAGTATATGCCCTTAAAGTGATCGATGTGTTAAAAAATCCTCAACTAGCAGAAGAAGATAAAATTTTAGCCACACCTACTCTGTCGAAAGTTTTGCCTCCTCCCGTTAGAAAAATTATTGGAGATTTATCCGATCGAGAAAAAGTATTAATTGGTTTAGACTTACTATATGAAGAAATAAGAGATCGAGAATAA
- a CDS encoding ABC transporter ATP-binding protein, protein MPILDVTDLQVVFTGDEGQKSIAVDKISFTLQKGEIMGIVGESGSGKSVTSLAIMGLLSATGKIVDGKINFQDNPDFPPINLVSLTARQKRDYRGGKIAMIFQEPMSSLNPVYNIGFQITEAIRLHQNISELEAKRQAISLLQEVKLLPTDTDLTQEFLEENTNKISTDKEIQAYINQRKRSILKRYPHEMSGGQLQRVMIAIAISCQPSILIADEPTTALDVTVQATILELLKELCRSRQMSLIFITHDLAVVANIADSLAVMYQGKIVEYGKTTDILFNPQQPYTQGLLACRPRLEETPSYLPTVADFMADNHETISPLPLRQINLNQPLLKVDSLKVGFLKKGGLPWEKEYFWAINDVSFQLFAGETLGLVGESGCGKSTLARTILRLIPAMEGSIEFLGQDLMTLPPRSKRLRQLRREMQIVFQNPYNSLNPRRSIGDTISEPMIIHSMGGNYAKRQERVRYLLDRVGLNPDWYNRYPHELSGGQRQRVCIARALALNPQLIICDESVSALDVSIQAQVLNLLKELQGEFGLTYIFISHDLSVVKFMSDRIMVMNQGKVEEMSTATQIINNPQREYTRKLIASIPKFPTAV, encoded by the coding sequence ATGCCTATTCTTGATGTCACTGATTTACAAGTAGTTTTCACTGGTGATGAAGGTCAAAAATCGATCGCAGTGGATAAAATTTCTTTTACTTTACAAAAAGGAGAAATTATGGGCATTGTGGGAGAATCAGGATCGGGAAAATCCGTTACTTCCCTTGCTATTATGGGGTTACTCTCTGCGACGGGTAAAATTGTGGATGGTAAAATTAACTTTCAAGATAATCCAGACTTCCCCCCTATAAATCTCGTCAGTCTCACGGCTAGACAAAAAAGAGACTATCGTGGTGGTAAAATAGCTATGATATTTCAAGAACCGATGAGTTCTCTTAACCCCGTTTATAATATAGGTTTTCAAATTACTGAAGCGATAAGATTACATCAAAATATCTCTGAATTAGAAGCAAAACGACAAGCCATCAGTTTATTACAAGAGGTTAAACTTTTACCTACCGACACAGATTTAACTCAAGAATTTTTAGAGGAAAATACAAATAAAATCTCTACAGATAAAGAGATTCAAGCCTATATAAATCAAAGAAAACGATCGATTTTAAAACGTTATCCCCATGAGATGAGTGGTGGTCAGTTACAAAGAGTAATGATTGCGATCGCTATTTCTTGTCAACCGAGTATTCTAATTGCTGACGAACCTACTACTGCTTTGGATGTTACAGTTCAAGCCACCATTTTAGAACTATTAAAAGAATTATGCCGTAGTCGCCAAATGTCCTTAATTTTCATTACCCATGATTTAGCAGTGGTAGCTAATATAGCCGATAGTTTAGCAGTGATGTATCAAGGGAAAATCGTTGAATATGGAAAAACGACTGATATTTTATTTAATCCCCAACAACCCTATACTCAAGGTTTATTAGCCTGTCGCCCTCGTTTAGAGGAAACTCCCAGTTATTTACCCACCGTAGCAGATTTTATGGCAGATAACCACGAAACTATCTCGCCGTTGCCTTTGAGACAAATCAACTTAAATCAACCACTTTTAAAAGTAGATTCTTTGAAAGTAGGATTTCTTAAAAAAGGTGGTTTGCCTTGGGAAAAAGAGTATTTTTGGGCAATAAATGATGTCAGTTTTCAATTGTTTGCAGGAGAAACTTTAGGATTAGTGGGAGAGTCTGGTTGTGGTAAGTCCACCCTTGCTCGTACTATTTTAAGGTTAATTCCTGCTATGGAAGGATCGATCGAATTTTTAGGTCAAGATTTGATGACTTTACCCCCCAGAAGTAAGCGTTTAAGACAGTTACGGCGAGAAATGCAAATAGTGTTCCAAAATCCTTATAATTCTCTTAATCCCCGTCGCAGTATTGGTGATACGATCTCCGAACCGATGATAATTCATAGTATGGGGGGGAATTATGCTAAACGACAGGAAAGAGTGAGATACCTTTTAGATAGAGTTGGATTGAATCCAGATTGGTATAATCGCTATCCCCATGAGTTATCTGGTGGGCAACGCCAACGGGTATGTATTGCAAGGGCATTGGCTTTAAATCCTCAATTAATCATCTGTGATGAATCGGTATCAGCGTTAGATGTGTCTATTCAAGCCCAAGTTTTAAATCTTCTCAAAGAGTTACAAGGAGAGTTTGGTTTAACTTATATTTTTATCTCCCATGATTTAAGCGTGGTGAAGTTTATGAGCGATCGAATTATGGTGATGAATCAAGGTAAAGTGGAAGAAATGTCCACCGCTACCCAAATTATTAATAATCCCCAAAGAGAATATACCCGTAAATTAATTGCTTCTATTCCAAAATTTCCCACGGCTGTTTAA
- a CDS encoding circadian clock protein KaiA gives MSSRLSICIFVPVVQIVHSLTHLLSGDGTLSMCDRYHLHILNSVIELKEFVIDNKEKLDCLIILNDEISIPVINEFYELGLILPVVIIESDDLDLSKESVNVDSEVKVINNVTHDFDSLKHIYHNAEVHIRLRQLGNITNYIDKAIAQFLHLAPSCSIMESPHSQNTSKQIEQKQNFLLLQQRRLSEKLKERLGYLGVYYNRNPNYFYRYLSQTEKQELIDQLSTAYRDIILDYFGQENEVNQAIDQFVNQAFFADLSVSQILEIHMELMDHFAQQLKLEGRNEDILLDYRLALIDIIAHLCEMYRRSIPKEDLPFEVLFPVD, from the coding sequence TTGTCTTCTCGATTATCTATTTGTATTTTTGTTCCCGTAGTGCAAATTGTTCACTCTTTAACCCATTTACTGAGTGGCGATGGGACATTGTCTATGTGCGATCGTTATCATTTACATATATTAAACTCTGTGATAGAATTGAAAGAATTTGTCATAGATAATAAAGAAAAATTAGACTGTTTAATTATACTAAATGATGAGATTAGCATTCCTGTCATTAACGAATTTTATGAATTAGGATTAATCTTACCTGTTGTTATTATCGAATCGGATGACCTTGATTTATCGAAAGAATCAGTAAATGTTGACTCAGAAGTTAAAGTAATTAACAATGTAACACATGATTTTGATAGTCTTAAACATATTTATCATAATGCCGAAGTGCATATTAGGTTAAGGCAATTAGGAAATATTACTAATTATATTGATAAAGCGATCGCTCAATTTTTACATTTAGCACCGAGTTGTTCTATTATGGAAAGTCCCCATAGTCAAAATACCTCTAAACAAATAGAACAAAAACAAAATTTTTTATTATTACAACAAAGAAGATTATCAGAAAAATTAAAAGAAAGATTAGGATATTTGGGTGTTTATTATAATCGCAACCCTAACTATTTTTATCGGTATCTTTCTCAAACAGAAAAACAAGAATTAATAGATCAATTAAGTACAGCTTATCGAGACATTATTTTAGATTATTTTGGTCAAGAAAATGAAGTAAATCAGGCGATCGATCAATTTGTAAATCAAGCATTTTTTGCGGACTTATCTGTATCTCAAATCTTAGAAATTCATATGGAATTAATGGATCATTTTGCTCAACAACTAAAATTAGAGGGGAGAAATGAAGATATATTATTAGATTATCGATTAGCATTAATTGATATTATCGCTCATCTTTGCGAAATGTATCGTCGCTCTATTCCTAAAGAAGATTTACCTTTTGAGGTGCTATTTCCTGTAGATTAA